The window AGTAATCTTACACCATCTTAAAAAAAATTGCAAATAAATATTAAAAATTAATCAAAAAAAGAGTAAAAATTAATCAAAACATAAAAAAATAAAATTTATACTTGTATTTTTGTATGAGATTTTCTTATATGTATTTTTCGGAAAATCTTCTTTATTCCCTTTAAAATTTTATTTTTTTCTGTTAAAAAAATTTTTTCTAAAACAGATTATTCATTTCCAATATATAGTGTGTCAACCACTTTTTCTTAACTCTTAAATGAGATAAAATCTGCTTGCAATTTTCTGGAAAAAATACTAATATGTAGTAGTTGTTTTTTAACATGAACACAAGATATTGTGTTCTTATTTTATCTTAAAACATGGATTGCTTATTTAAGGAGAGGACTATGATTGAGAGAGTTATAAAAAGAGACGGGGATATTGTTCCCTTTAAAAGAGAGAGAATAGAAAGAGCTATTACTCTTGCTGCAGGTCAAAGTGAAAGACCTATGGAGGAAGAGACAATTAAAAGAATAGCTTTACAAATTGAAAATCTTGATACTAAAGAACTTGGTGTTGAAGATATTCAAGACCTTGTAGTAAAAAAACTTATGGCGACTTCAAGAAAAGATATAGCTATGTTGTATCAAGGATACAGAGCTGTAATGGCAGATAAAAGAGCTAAAGAAAAAAATATATATAAACAAATTAATGAATTAATAGATGCAACAGATAAAGATCAGATGAATGAAAATGCAAATAAGGATTCTAAAACAATATCTGTTCAAAGAGACCTTCTTGCAGGAATTTCTTCAAAAGATTATTATCTTAACAAAATTCTTCCAAAACATTTAAAGGCTGCTCATGAGTTAGGTGAAATACATATTCACGACCTTGACTACCTTCTTTTCAGAGAAACAAACTGTGAACTTGTTGATGTGGCAAGAATGCTTAAGGGAGGATGTAAGATAGGAAATGCTAAAATGCTTGAACCTAATTCTGTTGATGTAGCAGTAGGGCATATAGTTCAAATCATCGCTTCAGTTTCTTCTAATACTTATGGAGGATGTTCTATCCCTTACTTAGATAAAGTTTTAGTTCCTTATATTATAAAGAGCTTTAAAAAGCATTTTAAAAAGGGACTTAAATATGTAGAAAGAATGAATGATGAAGCTGTTGAAAAAGTAATGGAAGAAGGAAATATAGAATATTCAAATTCATCTTTAAAAGAAAGATTTCCTCTTGCATTTGATTATGCAGCAGATATGACAGAAGAATCAGTTAAACAAGCTATGCAAGGACTTGAATATGAGATTAACTCTCTTTCAACTGTAAATGGTCAAACTCCTTTTACAACTATAGGAATAGGAACTGAAACTTCATGGGAAGGAAGATTAGTTCAGAAATATGTATTAAAAACAAGAATGGACGGATTTGGAGCTAAAAAAGAAACAGCAATATTCCCTAAAATAGTTTATGCAACTTGTGAAGGGCTTAACTTCAATCCAGAAGATCCTAACTGGGATATATCACAGATGGCTTTCAGCTGTATGACTAAATCTATTTATCCAGATATTCTTTTTGTTACTAAAGAGCAAGTTGAAAAAGGAACAGTTGTATATCCTATGGGTTGCAGAGCCTTCCTTTCACCATGGTATGACAAAGATGGAAAAGAAATTTATTCAGGAAGATTTAACTTTGGTGCAACATCAATCAACCTTCCAAGAATTGCAATAAAAAATAAAGGAGACGAAGCAGGTTTCTATAAAGAACTTGACAGAATCCTTGAACTTTGTAAAGAAAATTCAGTTTTCAGAGCTAAATATCTTGAAAATACTCAGGCAGAAATTGCACCTATCATTTGGGAAGAGGGAGCTCTTGCAGAAAAAGATCCTAAAGATACAATAAAAGACCTTATTTATGGAGGATACTCAACAGTATCAATAGGATATATAGGTCTTAGTGAAGTTTCTCAATTAGTATATGGAAAAGATTTCTCACAAGACGAAGAAGTTTATGAAAAAACATTTAAAATCTTAAAACATATGGCTGATAAAGTGGCTGAGTTTAAAAAAGAAACTAATCTTGGATTTGCTCTTTACGGAACTCCAAGTGAATCACTTTGCAACAGATTCTGTAAAATAGATAAAGAAGAATTTGGAATAATTCCTATGATTACAGACAAAGGATATTATGATAACTCATTCCATGTTTCTTCTCATATAAAAATAAATCCATTTGAAAAACTTAGAATGGAAGCTCCTGGACATAAATATTCTTGGGGAGGACATATAAGTTATATAGAGACAGACTCTTTAAAAAATAATCTTGAGGCTGTTTATGAAATATTAAAATATGCAAAATCTGTAGGAATTCACTATATGGGAATAAATCAGCCTGTAGATAAATGCCATAAATGTGGATTTTCAGGAGAATTTCTTGCAACAGAAGAAGGATTTACTTGTCCTAACTGTGGAAACCATGACAGTACACAGATGAATGTTATAAGAAGAGTGTGTGGATATTTAAGTCAGCCAGATGCAAGACCATTTAACAGTGGAAAACAAAAAGAGGTTATAGCAAGAGTAAAACATATGTAGGAGATGTTACAAAATGAACTATTCAGATATTAAATTTACTGATATGATAAATGGAAAAGGTATAAGGGTTACTCTTTTTGTAAGTGGGTGCTCTCATAGATGTAAAGGTTGTTTTAATAAAGAAACATGGGACAGTGAATATGG of the Fusobacterium perfoetens genome contains:
- the nrdD gene encoding anaerobic ribonucleoside-triphosphate reductase, coding for MERVIKRDGDIVPFKRERIERAITLAAGQSERPMEEETIKRIALQIENLDTKELGVEDIQDLVVKKLMATSRKDIAMLYQGYRAVMADKRAKEKNIYKQINELIDATDKDQMNENANKDSKTISVQRDLLAGISSKDYYLNKILPKHLKAAHELGEIHIHDLDYLLFRETNCELVDVARMLKGGCKIGNAKMLEPNSVDVAVGHIVQIIASVSSNTYGGCSIPYLDKVLVPYIIKSFKKHFKKGLKYVERMNDEAVEKVMEEGNIEYSNSSLKERFPLAFDYAADMTEESVKQAMQGLEYEINSLSTVNGQTPFTTIGIGTETSWEGRLVQKYVLKTRMDGFGAKKETAIFPKIVYATCEGLNFNPEDPNWDISQMAFSCMTKSIYPDILFVTKEQVEKGTVVYPMGCRAFLSPWYDKDGKEIYSGRFNFGATSINLPRIAIKNKGDEAGFYKELDRILELCKENSVFRAKYLENTQAEIAPIIWEEGALAEKDPKDTIKDLIYGGYSTVSIGYIGLSEVSQLVYGKDFSQDEEVYEKTFKILKHMADKVAEFKKETNLGFALYGTPSESLCNRFCKIDKEEFGIIPMITDKGYYDNSFHVSSHIKINPFEKLRMEAPGHKYSWGGHISYIETDSLKNNLEAVYEILKYAKSVGIHYMGINQPVDKCHKCGFSGEFLATEEGFTCPNCGNHDSTQMNVIRRVCGYLSQPDARPFNSGKQKEVIARVKHM